From the Deltaproteobacteria bacterium genome, one window contains:
- a CDS encoding radical SAM protein, producing MLGKEAPCDRFHGKRRKIISTVRKQITPATRYLILALTDECNLRCLYCYRGEPEAKQSMSRKTAGKSLRFAAASGKAFHVQMTGGEPALVPEMIEWTSSQIRSVGRPATIAVQTNGTLLDRALIKYLKRYDVQVGISLDGTPAVQEKLRGRAAETIRGMKLLSDANMEFRVTAVVTRQNVKHLHDLALFLAAFPGCRGLGLDMLVNRGRAAASKTVAAPLPEALKTGVIRLTETLRRINRRRSVPIQLREWERIKGRRVRGASDYCHACRGESLAVLPDGTLFPCSQTAGDPAFACGTVDAPDTSKITALSGLTLRGEQCGGCLLASYCPGDCPSRLYYNGIQNSRLACVMYQTLWQEYTRSLQ from the coding sequence ATGTTGGGAAAAGAAGCACCCTGTGACCGGTTCCATGGAAAGAGGAGAAAAATAATCAGCACTGTGCGGAAACAGATAACCCCGGCGACCAGATACCTTATTCTGGCGCTTACGGATGAATGCAATCTTCGCTGTCTTTACTGCTACCGGGGAGAACCGGAAGCAAAGCAGTCAATGTCACGGAAAACGGCTGGGAAAAGCCTGCGGTTTGCCGCCGCTTCGGGCAAAGCGTTCCACGTCCAGATGACCGGCGGGGAACCGGCATTGGTACCGGAAATGATCGAATGGACGTCGTCACAGATACGTTCGGTCGGCCGGCCCGCCACCATCGCCGTCCAGACCAACGGCACCCTGCTGGACCGCGCGCTTATCAAGTATTTGAAACGGTATGATGTGCAGGTGGGAATCAGCCTGGACGGAACACCGGCGGTTCAGGAGAAATTACGGGGCAGGGCGGCAGAGACGATTCGGGGCATGAAACTCCTTTCCGATGCGAATATGGAATTCCGGGTAACCGCCGTGGTAACCCGGCAAAATGTAAAACATCTCCATGACCTGGCCCTGTTTCTGGCCGCATTCCCCGGATGCAGAGGGTTGGGGCTGGACATGCTGGTCAACAGGGGGCGCGCTGCGGCATCAAAGACAGTGGCTGCCCCTTTGCCGGAGGCGCTTAAAACCGGTGTTATCCGTCTTACGGAAACACTTCGCCGGATAAACAGGAGACGCTCGGTCCCCATACAGCTCCGGGAATGGGAACGGATAAAAGGGCGCCGCGTACGCGGAGCCAGTGACTATTGTCACGCCTGCCGCGGCGAAAGTCTGGCTGTTTTGCCGGATGGCACCCTTTTCCCCTGCTCCCAGACCGCTGGTGATCCGGCGTTTGCCTGCGGCACCGTGGACGCTCCGGATACGTCGAAAATAACGGCATTAAGCGGATTGACCCTGCGCGGGGAGCAGTGCGGGGGCTGCCTGCTGGCGTCATACTGTCCCGGTGATTGTCCAAGCAGGCTATATTACAACGGCATCCAAAACAGTCGGCTGGCCTGTGTCATGTATCAGACGCTATGGCAAGAATACACAAGGAGTCTGCAATGA
- a CDS encoding iron ABC transporter permease: MKEKRIIDAKRHYLLFALFSAVLPVSVAVNIIAGSIDISLPDLLRIISSHDVGTTSGFIVWNIRIPRAVATVMGGAYLAVAGLLLQVFFRNPIVGPFILGISSGATLTVSIVMLTTLSLGFTALAPFLTTLSALAGAYATMAVVLAIAAKVKNVITLLIVGLMMGYLCHAVTSVLVAFARQEKIKGFVLWQLGSFAGFKWSEIQILFFLGGLILIIVYGLSKPLNAFLLGEAYASTMGVNIRLFRFLIILCACALAGMVTAMAGPVAFIGLAVPHMTRLFFATSDNRILIPGVVFLGAIVTSLCDLIARLLFSPVELPVSAVTAMFGAPLVISLLMKQRVSV; this comes from the coding sequence ATGAAAGAAAAACGCATCATCGACGCAAAGAGACACTACCTGCTTTTCGCCCTGTTTTCCGCGGTTTTGCCGGTCTCTGTGGCCGTTAATATCATCGCTGGGTCCATTGACATATCTTTACCCGATCTGCTGCGCATTATCAGCAGTCATGACGTGGGGACCACAAGCGGTTTCATCGTATGGAACATCCGCATTCCAAGAGCCGTGGCCACAGTCATGGGCGGCGCATATCTGGCCGTGGCCGGCCTGTTGCTCCAGGTGTTTTTCCGCAATCCCATTGTCGGCCCTTTTATCCTGGGGATCTCCTCGGGCGCAACGTTGACGGTCTCTATTGTGATGCTGACCACACTGAGCCTGGGATTCACCGCTCTGGCCCCTTTTTTAACCACTCTTTCCGCCCTTGCCGGCGCTTATGCGACCATGGCCGTGGTGCTGGCCATTGCCGCAAAGGTCAAAAACGTGATCACCCTGCTCATTGTGGGTCTGATGATGGGGTATCTGTGTCATGCCGTTACCAGCGTCCTTGTGGCCTTTGCCAGACAGGAAAAAATCAAGGGTTTTGTGCTCTGGCAGCTCGGCAGTTTTGCAGGGTTTAAATGGAGTGAAATTCAAATCCTGTTTTTCCTGGGCGGCTTGATCCTGATCATTGTCTATGGACTCAGCAAACCATTGAATGCCTTTCTCCTGGGGGAGGCATACGCATCCACCATGGGGGTGAATATCCGGCTGTTCAGATTTCTCATTATTTTGTGCGCCTGCGCTCTTGCCGGCATGGTGACGGCCATGGCCGGGCCGGTGGCCTTTATCGGCCTGGCCGTGCCGCACATGACGCGTCTTTTTTTCGCAACATCGGACAATCGGATACTGATCCCCGGAGTTGTTTTTTTAGGCGCCATCGTGACCAGTCTGTGCGATCTTATCGCCCGCCTGCTTTTTTCGCCGGTGGAGCTGCCGGTGAGCGCCGTTACCGCCATGTTCGGTGCGCCCCTTGTCATCAGCCTGTTGATGAAACAGAGGGTGTCGGTATGA
- a CDS encoding ABC transporter ATP-binding protein yields the protein MTNTQIDTVLTTKDLSVGYDAEVVLKAVNFFLGKGRFISLLGPNGAGKTTLLRTLAGLLAPIKGTVLINETQLQGFPQADLARIISVVLTERVSPGLFSVFEFAALGRYPHTGFLGRLTRADEKIVLDSLALVHARDLAARQLDTLSDGEKQKVLLARALAQEPRVILLDEPTLHLDLRHRMEVITILQRLCREKGITVAASLHDVDMAAKVSDRVLLVKDGGIVAWGPPEDTLNEESVSALYDFDGASFNPALGSIEIKGNGHRGTVFVAGGMGSGTALYRLLAKRGFAITTGVLHGNDLDYHVAKALGAKCVTQYPMGKITQNEINKALPLVRQAVCVIDAGFAVGTLNRMNLRLMTEAIEQGKPAFTLRKEEEARQLLQTDSGRLLICQSEVRLLHRMEIYLEDNRSQGASFENDLR from the coding sequence ATGACAAATACTCAAATTGATACGGTTCTGACGACAAAAGATCTCTCCGTCGGTTATGACGCAGAAGTTGTTCTTAAGGCCGTCAATTTTTTCTTGGGCAAAGGCCGGTTTATCTCCCTGCTTGGCCCCAACGGCGCCGGCAAAACCACCCTTTTAAGGACGCTGGCCGGGCTGCTTGCGCCCATCAAGGGAACGGTCCTCATCAATGAAACCCAATTGCAGGGATTCCCCCAGGCGGATCTGGCCCGGATAATATCGGTGGTATTAACGGAGCGGGTCTCTCCCGGCCTGTTTTCCGTGTTCGAGTTTGCCGCCCTGGGCCGCTACCCGCATACGGGATTTTTAGGAAGACTGACACGGGCTGATGAAAAAATAGTCCTCGATTCCCTGGCCCTGGTTCATGCCCGGGACCTGGCCGCCCGACAACTGGACACCCTGAGCGACGGCGAGAAGCAGAAAGTACTTCTGGCCCGGGCCCTGGCCCAGGAGCCACGGGTGATCCTGCTGGATGAACCCACGCTGCACCTGGATTTAAGGCACCGCATGGAGGTGATAACCATTTTGCAGCGGCTATGTCGGGAAAAAGGTATCACAGTGGCGGCCTCCCTGCACGATGTGGACATGGCCGCCAAGGTGTCCGATCGCGTCCTTCTGGTCAAGGACGGCGGCATCGTCGCCTGGGGCCCGCCGGAAGATACGCTTAATGAAGAAAGCGTCTCCGCCCTTTACGATTTTGACGGGGCGAGCTTCAATCCGGCGCTGGGGAGCATTGAGATCAAAGGCAACGGCCATAGAGGAACGGTTTTTGTTGCCGGCGGCATGGGCAGCGGCACAGCTCTCTACCGGCTGCTGGCCAAGCGGGGATTTGCCATTACCACCGGGGTCCTTCATGGAAACGACCTCGACTATCACGTGGCAAAGGCCCTCGGCGCAAAATGCGTCACTCAGTATCCTATGGGAAAAATTACCCAAAACGAGATAAATAAGGCGCTCCCCCTGGTCCGGCAGGCTGTTTGCGTCATCGACGCGGGATTTGCGGTAGGGACGCTGAACCGGATGAACCTTCGGCTTATGACAGAGGCCATAGAACAGGGCAAACCTGCTTTTACCTTAAGAAAAGAAGAAGAGGCCCGGCAACTGCTGCAGACGGATTCAGGCAGACTGCTTATCTGCCAAAGTGAAGTCCGGCTGTTGCACAGGATGGAGATATATTTAGAAGATAACCGGTCACAGGGTGCTTCTTTTGAAAACGATTTGCGTTAG